The following proteins are co-located in the Sandaracinaceae bacterium genome:
- a CDS encoding IPT/TIG domain-containing protein, which produces MHTVSSSSLRRPLKRRLTRSFGTLLLGAAAALGTAACGDDTGELEILRVDPQAGAIQGQQRVTIQGRNFRPDIGYTVYFGAQRATKVSLIDPSTLQVETPSVPEPVEVDIVVRADDGPAFRIAHGYNYVDQSGNVMEQVGSGPARQEGESNLAY; this is translated from the coding sequence ATGCACACCGTGTCCTCGTCCAGTCTTCGTCGCCCGCTCAAGAGGCGGCTCACCCGCTCGTTCGGGACGCTGCTGCTCGGTGCCGCCGCTGCGCTCGGGACGGCCGCCTGTGGCGACGACACGGGCGAGCTCGAGATCCTCCGCGTGGACCCGCAGGCAGGCGCCATCCAGGGCCAGCAACGCGTGACCATTCAGGGACGCAACTTCCGCCCGGACATCGGCTACACGGTGTACTTCGGCGCGCAGCGAGCCACGAAGGTCAGCCTGATCGACCCCAGCACACTGCAGGTAGAGACGCCGTCGGTGCCGGAGCCCGTCGAGGTGGACATCGTGGTGCGCGCCGACGACGGCCCCGCGTTCCGGATCGCGCACGGCTACAACTACGTGGACCAGAGCGGAAACGTCATGGAGCAGGTAGGCTCTGGCCCCGCCCGCCAAGAGGGTGAGAGCAACCTCGCCTACTGA